In the Archaeoglobaceae archaeon genome, CAATCACTGGTGTTGTTGTGCTGCCAACCATAACTAAAACCAGAAACAGACTTATTATTTTCTTGGCTGTCATGCTCTCACTAAGCTATGTTGTGTGCTACTAATATATAAGTATTTCGCTACTTGCTGACATATATGTAAAAAGAGGTTTTTGATTTGGAATAAAATTCTTTAAATTGGTAACACTTTTTAAGCTTAAAAATACAAAGATTATATTCCGAGCTAAAAATGCTGAATTCTGCGCTTATGGGATCAAAAATTGAGTTGAATCCAAAAAGTTAATAAAATCCAGTTCCATAAGTGAAATATGCAAACAACGCTTGAAGAGCTCAGCGAGCAAATGAAGAGAATTGAGAGCTATCTAAAGGCTCTGATCGAAGTAAACCTTGAGTTGATCGAAGAAGTTGAGCCTGAAGCATGGGAAGTTGAAGATCTTGAAGAAAGAAGTAGAGACGAGTTCATTGAGTGGCGTTTGATTAAGAATGAGTTATGAAAATCAAATTTTAATAGCCAGAAAAGCTCTAAAGGAACTTAAAGATATTCCAGAAAAGGATCGAGATCTCATAAAAGATAGAATCTCAAAGCTCGCATTCTTTCCGCTTGTTCGCCTCGATGTGAAGAAGCTTAAAGGCTTTGAGAAGACTTACAGGCTAAGAGTTGGCGATTACAGAGTGATCTTTGAATTTGAGAAAGATGAGAAGGTAATAAAGATACTCAAAATCGGTAAAAGAAGCGAAATTTATGGGTAAAGGCTAAAAATATGCCAATAGAAATTATAGATGACAGATAATACCCCCAAGTCAGCAAAAGCAAGCCACGAGTCCAGCAAAGACTTCCGAATGTCTGATTATTCGTCTTAATGTTACAATTCAAACTAAAGCTCATACTCGTGACCAAAGATTCTCTTATGAAGAAGAAACAGAACTCCAAGAACTATAGCGATCAAAGCCAAAGACATTCCAAAGAGGTCTCTCTGGATTAACTTTAAAATCAGATAAATCGAAGAGAAGAAAATTAAAAGATACGCATAACTTTTCATGCCAAGTTTTTTCATATCCATCCCATGTATTTCGCGCAGTTATAGCAGCTATAAACATGAGAAGCCAGCAAGATAACTTCCCTCCACTCTTTAGCCTCATTCAAAAGTTGCTATTTACTATTTTTTCCTCAACCTGCTGTAGACACCAAAGACTGCTGAAATGCCAAGAGCTACTGCAAAACTTCGAAGTATCTCGAGTAATTCCAGATGACCATCGAGGTAGCTCAGAGTTAAGCCTAAAGAAAAAGCTGCAATAAAAAATACGAGAACGTATTTTCCATTCATACGATCACCTCAGCAGTATCCCGCATAAATACAAAGTTGATTTGCTCCAGGATTGCATCCGTATTCTCCAATTACCCAGCAAACAGCAGACGCAATTGCAGCACAAGCTATACCACCAATCACTGTAGTAACTCCTGCAAGAACACAAAGAACTGCGATACCAACTCCCACACCCTACAGCACAAGCAATACTTACAAGAGCCTTACATGCCCAGCAATATTCCCCCGTGTCTGCGATAATCCCACTCCCTTTCCCCTCAACATTAAACTCAGCCAAATTTCTCTCAACTACTCTGCTCAAATAGCTCAGCTCAAGCTTAGCCTTATTCCAAATCCAAGTCTCATCTTGCTTTCTTATCTCATTCAGCACTTCAGCAAGAATTCTGTAGTGCTCCAATTCAATCCTCCCAGTACTTCTCAAAAATCAATAAAATCAAGTAAAAGCTCATCGCCACTAATGCAACTAAGATGCAAAAGTAGTGCACTGGCGAATAGCTAATCAACTGTAAAATGCTTTCAGGATAAAAGCTGTAGGCTTTGGCAGATAAAAAGGCAATCGTTGCAAATGAAAGGCTAAGAACAGCGGTTAACAGCACAGCCTTATTTCTATGCTTTAGTTTTGATATTATCGGGAAAGGGACGAGAATTGAAAGAAGGGCAGGTATCAAGACTGCAAAGATGAACTGAAGAATTAAAAGAACTATTGCAATCCAGTGGGCTAACGAGATTTGCAAAAGGGAAAGAAATGGAAGAGTTATCCAAAGGAAGAGAATTAAAAACCAGATTTTAGGCTTCTCTAAACTACTCACGATCTCACCTCAGCATAATGGCTTTGCTTCAACAATGTTCCAGCCTTCTTTGAGCGTTACATTATCCAGACAAATCTGAATCCTGCTAAATCCGCCAAATGCCAATCCTTGCGAAACAAATGAAGTTGCAAAGAGCTTCATCTTCACAGAACTGTTGCTGTAAACTCTCAATTTTTTGTCACCCTCGAAAGTGCTCAGCTGTATAAGATCTATTGATGAAAGAAGGGGTGCATGATAGCTGTAGTTACTTTTTATAGCTACATGATATCTTCCAACTACCTTCAGAACCATTCCAAATTCGGATTCAGTTATCTCAACAAAGCAGTTAACACATTCAACGTTTAGATTGTTCATAACTTCGTGCATTCTTGAATCTTTATCCTTAACGACTGGAATTAAAGCCAGAAAGTCGCCATTGGAAAAGATCTCAACAGAGTATTCGATGCAGTTCATTTGAGCGTTGTTGAATAAATCCAATGCCATGTAAAAATAGCAGAAGAGGGCAGAACAAATTATAGCTATTGCAAGGGCTTTCCGCAGAACTTTCATCGCCATGAGCTTCACTTCATTCTATTAACCTTTTCGAGTTTCTCGTTTAATTTCTTTATGAAAACCTTTCCCAACTCTTCATAGCTCAAATTGCTCTCCAAACGCAAGATGTAAGCCCCAGATGCATCGTAGTGTCTTTGAAGAGTTAAGAATCCTTCCTCGATTAGTTCCTCTCCTACAGCCTTTTTCAGCGAAATTCCCAAATGTTCTCTATGATACTTTTCGACTAATTTTTCGTTTGTCTCTAAGGTCTGAATCGAAGTCTTGATAGGACAGAAGCCGACTATATAAGCATAAGATGCGTTGATTGCAGCTTGCCACCAGTCGATGTAATCGCCAAAGGTCCTCTTAGCGTATGCGTAAGTGCCAAGGTTGAAAGTTGCTTGTTCTGCAACTATTGAAGCAGCTAATTTATCAAATTCTGAAACAATTTCGCTTTCTGAAGGTATTGGAAAGTTCCCACCATATCTGCTTCTGTATTCTTGAAACACTGATTTTATAAATGAAGGATAGACTTTAAATTCCCATGGCCAAGGAGCGCTTCCACCTTTTTCATAATAGGCTAAGCAGTCTACCATATACTCAGCAGTTATGTGAGCATTCAAATTATATGGATCGATCCTCTTGTATTCTAAATAGAATTTGCCATTCGGATACGGTAGATTTAAAAAGCTCGGTTTTCCACCATGAATGTAGTAATCAGAGATAGCATGGCTTACCCAACCAGCTAAATAAGCTCTTTGTTGGTCGTTTGAAGATTTCAATTTTGCTGTTTCATAGAAATTCCAGAAATAATTTCCATCATGAACAATTACAAAAAGAGAGGTCTCTCCAGTTTTCTGGACAGCCTTTGTAAAGACTCCAATTCCCCACCTGAACGTTTGCGCAGAAGAATACATCAGGCACAATCGCCCCGTTTATATAATCTAAATTGTACGTATAGATATAACTCGGTAAACCGCTCCTATCGTCCAAGTTCTTTACGATGCCGTAATGCGTAGCTCCTCCCCAAGCCATCGCTGGCGTCGCTAAACTGCCGATCAAGCTCTCACCAGTCAAACATAAACACGGGTTGGGATATTAATATCAGCAGTTCACTGGTATCTTTAACCAAATATTCTTTTCGCTTTCGTTGATTCTTACAAATCCCGTTCCACACCAGCCGACATCATTGTGCCCTGTGACGAGATAAATTCTATACCCGAGCAAATCGAGATAACGATTTTCCAAGTAGGAGAGGTGAAGCATAAATTCCACATTACTGGCGTTTGTAAAGTTTATTTTAACATCTATGTATTCTCCTTCTCCAATTTTATACTCGCTGAGGTTTTCTATCCTCTTCTTTGGAAATTTCACCACAAAGTCCGAGAAATAGACCAATACACTTCTATTCTCCTTATACAAAAAACTCATTTCAGCTATAGGTTTGTCCAATAGTATCTTTAAGTAAGTCCGATTATCCACTTTTATAACCTCAAAATTTTGTAGTGGTCTCAGTTCTTCAGAGCCTAACATAACTGTAGGAATGAACACCGAAACGTTGTCGAATGGTTCATTGCTTCTGACATAAACCAGTAAGAAATTAGAATATCTCTCCTTGCCTGTAAAATTTTCAAATAGAAAAGAAATGCAATAGACAGTAAGAAGTGGTAAGAAAAAAATTACAACTGCCACCATCACCAGCACCAAAAACCTAACTTTTTCCATCCCTCATCCCTTCTCGATTTCCGAATTCTGGAATTTTAAAATTTCGGCAGCTTTTCCGCTCAAATTCATATTTCTCAACATCTCTCTGGCGACTATATCTGCCTTAGATTTGTCAAAAGATTTAAACTCGATTAATAACCATCCTTTTTCGATTTTTCTGCTAATTTCCAAAGCTTCTGATTCTTCCAAATTCTTGGCATATTCTCTCATCCATCCTTTCCAAATATTTGCAATCTCATTTTCGGCCGAATTTTCAAGGAGTATTGAAGGTCTCGAGACTTGAGGATTGTTTGTAAGATAGATCGACGTATAATATGGATTGCAGTTTACTTCTTGCACGTAATCGTCGTAATCTCCGACGGTTCCAGCCATGAAAAGGGAGATGTACAACGCTTTACCCGTTGGAGTTTGCCAAAAAGCAAGTTCACCATAATATTCTGCCGCAAAAGTGTTATAGGCATCAATTAGCCTATCTCTTGGTGGAGACTGACCGTATAGAGTATTCATCGTCTTAATAACCAAATCTATCGGAACTGCGAAGGTAACAAAGTCCCAGTTCCATCCTTTTTCGTTGAGAACTCTACCGTTAACAAAGAATTCTGCAGAAATGTGGTCTATTCCGTATTTTTAGCAGCAAAGTTTGAGTATCCTACTCCGAATGCTGGGTCTCTTGGTAATCCTAGTCCATTACCATGAGCTACCCTGTCTTGCATGAGATGTGCGAGCCAGCCTTTGGCAAATGCTCTTTCTTTACTGTTTTGAGAAAGAACGAATAAAGTGTTACCTATGCGGAGTGCCTCGCTTACATTGTAGCCATGGAATTTTGAACCCCACTCATTTGAAATCAAATAGCCACCATCTGGTGCAATGGAACCAGAGAGATACTCCATTTTCCGTCCAGGATACGGATTTCCCGCTTCAGAAGACATTCTGATGTGTGTTAATGTTCCCCAAGCCATTGCTGAACTTATTGCGAACTTAAATGCAACTAAAACCAGAAACAGGCTTATTATTTTCTTAGCTATTGTCATGCTCTCACCAGTCAAAGATGAGCACAAGAAGTATATAAGTTTTGCTACTTGCTGACATATATGTAAAAGGAGGTTTTTGATTTTGGAATAAAATTCTTTAAATTGGTAACACTTTTTACACTATTTAAGCTTGAATTGAAATACTCACACCGCCACAATAAACCTGCAATTCTAAGAGAAGTTCGGAGTTGCTCAATAGAAAAAATTTTTAGTCCTACAAACTACATTCACTCTTTTTCTATCAACCTTGGCTGAGAAAGCGATTTTTCCGAATGGGGCGAGCAATAGAAATAGGGAATACAAATAAAAAATAGGCTTACTTTCTCAGCTTCATTCCTGCATAGAATATCAAAACGGCTAAAACTACCATTATTATTGCAATCAGCGGAGTTGCTGAGATTTCAAAGCTTTGCAACTGCTTTTCAGCTACTTCCATCTTGTATCCTGCAATTTCCTCATTCTGCTCCTTTTGCTCAGCCATTGGAATTGATTGCTCAAACCCAACGCCAGCGGTTTGGTTTCCGCTCTGTGAAGTTGTTGGTGTAACTGTTTGGGCTGTCGAAATCACTCTTCCACCACCTGAGCTTCTATACCTCGGTTTTTGCTCGACGACTTCTTTCTTTTCTTCTTTTGTCTCTTTTTGCTCGATCAGCGAACTGAGGATTCCGGCTTTAAAATCAAGCAGTTCTATGTTCCCGCAAGTGTGATGGCAACAAGTGAAGCCGTATTCTTTCTGAAGTCTGTCCAATTCCTTTGCGAGCTGAACTTTAACTTCTTCAGGAGCTTTCCAGTAATCCTTCCTTATCGCTTCAAGCATTCTCGCAGCTATGGACTGCAAAGCATATGGATTGTTCTTCTCAAAGAATTCTTTCAGCCCGAGATCATACTTGTCTTTCACATAGATTTCGTAGAAGTTTTGCCAGGTTTTGTCTGAGATCAGGCTCGGCATCATTACATCCCAGCCCCAGAGGTTCTCCACAATCTCAGCAATTAGCCTTGCTCCGGCGTAGTCGTTCTCCATAACTCCTTCGATCCACTTCGGATTAAAGTATCTCGTCAAAAGCTCGCTTGCGATGAACTCTTTAAGCGTTATAGCCTTCGGATCGTTAACGTTGCGAACGTCGAAGATGTAGGTTTCGGGATCGCTACCAGTTAAATGCCTTACAGCCAAAGCGATGCCACCGAGGTATTGGAAAACGTCGTCATTATCTATGGCTGCGAATATGTTCGTTGATCTTGAATGCACGGCGAGATCTACATTCTTTAGAGCTCCAGCGAATACGTCTTTTGCAGAGATCCCCCAGAAATCCTGCCCATAACCAAATCCAACTCTGCTCAAAAATAGCTCAGCAAGCTTTGCATCGCTTTGCCATGTATTACTTGCCTTTACAGCTTCAGCTAATCCAGTTCCGTAATTTCCGGGGCTTTCAGAGAAAATTCTAATCTTTGCAAACTTCTCAGCCTCTTCTTCGCTGTAACCTTTACTCTTTAAGTTTTCCTTTATCTCTAAGTAGTGCTTTCTAACATAGTTCAAGCTCGGATCTTCATTCGCGTTGATGCAAAGCTTCACCGCTTTGTCGAGCAACAGCATAAGCGAGGAAAAGGTGTCCCTATGAAGTCCGGAGCTAACAACAACTACGTCAATTCTTGGTCTTTGGATTTCTCTTCCATCAGACAGCCTTAGCTTCAAATCGCTCAGTGGAATCAGGCTAACGTCTTTCACTCTCCCAGCTGAATCCCACTCAATTTTAACGCCCATCGTGTAAAGCACCGCTGCCTGCATGACGCCATAGTTGCGCATCGTTTCAGTAGCCCAGAGAACATAAGCGATACTTTCTGGAAACTCTCCTTTCTCCTCATAGTATTTTCTAAGCAAATCGTCAACGAGCTTTACTGCGACTTTCCAAGCTTCTTTTGTTGGAATTGTTCTCGGATCAAAGCTGTAGAAGTTGTTTCCAGTTGGCAATGCCTCTGGCTTTCTTATTGGATCTCCTCCAATCCTTGGTGGAATATACTTGCCTTCCAAAGCCTGTAAGATTCTCGGAATTTCTATCGTGCAATTCATTAGATCGTAGTAGTATTTCAAAGCTTTTTCGAGTTCCTGAGTTATTGATTCATCTACGCCGCCAAGTAATTTCTTCTGAGCCTCTTCCAAGCTACTTCCATTGAAAAGAACTTCTCTGAGCAAATCGTTTAAGATCTGCTCGTCTTCAGGCTCATTAATTTGCCTGACTTTGCCAACCTTTTCCTTGAACTCTTTTCCAAGCATCGCCTTCACGAATTCAAGCGTGATTTCATCTTTCCTGACAAATCCAAGAATGTGCAGACCATAGGGCATTACAGTGCTTGAAAGCTCGTGCAAATATTCATGCAGTTTCGTTTGCAGGAAGTTCTCGAATTCTTCCTTGCTTAACTCTGAAATGTTTCCAAGGAATTCAAGCTCAAGTTCTTTGTAAAGCTCTTCGATCGTTTTTCTAAGCTCAGCCTTTACAGCTTCGTCCTGAGCTTCAAAATACTGGTGAATCTTTTCATGCAAAAGTGATAAATTGCCGTAAAGACCGCTTTCGATCAATGGAGGGGTTAGATGATCCACTATCACCGCCTGACCCCTCCTTTTTGCTTGCGTTCCTTCGCCAACGTTGTCCATTATGTATGGATAAACTACTGGCAGATCTTGAATGAGCAAAGCAGGCCAGCAGTCTTTTGCAGATAAACCGCTCTCCTTTCCAGGTAGCCATTCCTGAGTTCCATGCGTGCCAAAGTGAACGATCGCATCAGCTTTGAACTCTTTGGCTATCCAGAAGTAGAATGCGATGTATTGATGATGCGGTGGCAACGATTTATCGTGGTATAGGATCGTTGAGTTCTCGAGCCAGCCTCGCGAAGGCTGGGGGGCTAAGATCACGTTCCCCAAATTGATTAGCGGAATAACGATGAACTTACCGCTTTCATTTTCAAAAACCATCACTTCTCCAGGTGGTTCTCCCCAATACTTGATGACTTCCTGCCTTTTTTTCTCTGGAAGCTCGTTGAACCACTGCAAATACTTCTCAGCTGGAATTAGGACTGCTGTTTTCGTCAAATTCTCAAGCTCATCTTTCTTCCAGCTTCCTATGTTAATTCCCTGAGTCATCAAAAGCTTCGTAAGCAGTTTCTTGTCAAAGCTCGTGTCCAAATTGTATCCTTTTTCCTTCATCGCTTTAAGCAAAACTTCGAGGCTTGCTGGAACATCTAAATAGCTTGCACCAATGTTGTCTTTGCCACCGTTATGGTTGTAGTAAATTATTACAACTTTTTTCTCGCCATTTTGCTTTCTGTGAAGCTCTGCCCACTTCAAAGCCCTTTTTGCAATCCATTCAATCTGTTCGCCGATCGGATCATAGTCTTTCGTCGTCTTATTCTTAGCTCCAACGATTATGAACTCTGTAAGCCCATCAAGCTCTGGCAAAGCTATTTGCCAAGCTATGGATTGCGGGTTTAGGCCGTGAAGGCTTTCCCATTCGCTCACATTGTAGTAATACTCCATTATCGCTTTGATTGGCGTAACGTTCAGTTCTTGGAGGTATTTTAATCCCACGTCCTCGCTACCTGAATGGCTCCAAAGCCTAAAGGATGTGAGCGTTATTAGAGCATCAACCCTCGCCTTGCCATTTTCAATCAGCCACTTTGTTGAATTTGAATCGCGATAGGTGAATGAGGAGAAGACGACATTAGCTCCAAGCTCTTCAAGTTTAAAGATCAGCTCATCAATCACAGGGTAAGTTGAGGGATCGTTCACGTAGTAGTAATGAATTCCAACGACTGGAGCATTCTCCTTGAATCCATTGTCTCTATACCAGCCCATGTATTCTTCAAAGCTTAAAAATATCCCCATTCCTTGGTAACCTTTGCCAATAGCCTTTGGATGGTAGATTCCGTATGGCGGAATTTCGATCGGATTTGGAACTTCAGTTAGACCAAATTCTTCAACAGCTATATTGCATAGCTTAACTCCAATGAAGATCATGAGCCCTTTGAAGTTTTCCGAGCCTCCGTAATTCCAGTAAAGCGTTATGTTGCTGTACTCCGTTTCGCTGAGATTAACGTTTGTAATGCTGTGCACATCTGTGAAGCCGTGGCCAATGATCTTTGCCTGCTGCTTTAAAGGCAAAAGGTAGTCCTTCAAAAAGTCTTGAACGGGATAGCCGAGCATGTAAAGGAAGAAGACGCTGAAATTGCTCAGATCATAATTCTCTATTTCTTCTTTAAGATCGTCAACGCTGGAGTAGCCAAGCAATTTTATTTCAAGGTTCTTTTCGATGTAAAGATCCTTACTTGCATTCAGGATCAGTGGAATCTGCTTCGAGTCTTTGTCGAGGATGAAGAGAATTTTTGCCCTATTTTCGGGAACCTTTGGAGGATCATAGCTAATTTGCAAATCGAAGAATTCAGCTCTCAAATAATTCACGAGATTGAGCAGGTTCTCTTTTCCGCCGTAAATCCAGTATTTTGCAATCAATTCATCACTGTAGCCAGCTGAGGAGTTGAATAAGACAATCGTTGCATCTGTAGCGTTTGCGATTTCATTTGAAAGACTTTCATTTAGATTTGCTAAAAATATGAGGCTTTTGTTCGCAAAATCGACTTCATCTCCGAGTTTAAAAACTTCTATAAGAGCTGTTTCGTTTTCTATTTCTTTCAAAGCTTCATAGTTCTCGTTGTTTCCAAGATAGAATGTGATCAAATCTTTAAGCAGAATAACATCTATTTCCTCACTGTCTACATAAATCGATTTTGCAACATAGCCTTCTTTGCTAACTGAAACTTTAAAGCCAAGATCTGTAGTGTTAAGAGTTGCTATTCCTTCCTCATCCGTGAATTTTTCAACTTCTCCAGCCTTTACCGATGCATTTTCAATTGGGTTCCCCAGTTTGTCAAAAACTTTGATCAAAACGGTTTCACAGCTCAAGTTGATCGTTACGCTCGAGTTTTCATTCAATTCTATAAAGCTTTCGTTAAAGCAGAGCTCGTAAAAAGATTTTATTGTGTAACTTCCCCCACCAAGCTCGAAAATTGCAGAACCGCTGGAAGTGAGATTCTGAGCAATCAATCCTGTTTCGTTGTAAACAGCAACGGACGCGTTCTCGACTGCAGTGCCGTTAATTAGAACTTCAACGCTTACTTCGTAACCTGAAGCCGTGAAGATCATTGACAGAGTTGCGATCAACAAGAAAAGCTTCCTTCCGAGCATTTTTCCACCTCCAGTTTGTTTGATTTAAAGTAAAATTAAGTGTATTTAAGACTTTCCATTTTTCTTTACTTAAAGTAAAAATTTTTTGATATCTCAAGTAATAGTGAAGTTTTGAACTTTGGTTCTCAAAATCTTCGCTTAGAAAATCTGTGGAACATTTCAGTCTTCGGGAACGTAAATAATCGTCCCATCTTTAAGCCTGTAAGCCGTGCCGATCTTCTCTCCTTGCCCTCCATGAAGCTCTGCAGTCAGGTTCATTACCTTTATAACTTCCCCATCTTTTATTATGATCTGCATGTTCTCCTCGCCAGGATTTTTAACGATCGTGATTTTTTCGTTTGGAGTTAGGAGTTCTGTGAGGTTGTAGGCGGTGATAAGCATAACCAAGAAAGCCAAAGCTATGATCAAAGCAACGTCGAAAAGGTTTGAGACGAAGTCGAGCGGGTTATCGTCTTCAATTTCGTCAATCAGCCTTCTTTTCATTCCCACACCTCCAGATCTTTATAATATATTCCATATCGCTTAGATCTTCAAGATACCACCTTTTTCTGACCATGAACACTGTGTAGCCTATTCCGCCCACGATTAAGCCAAGAACTGTGGTTGCAAATGCAGTTATCAGGTTTGTGGCGAGCTCGTGTATGTTTCCCTGCGATAAGGCGATCATTGCTGGGCCCAACGGAATAAGAGTCCCCATCAGGCCAAGCATTGGGCCGATTCTCGTAAGAATTCTCGGAATTTCAAGTTCTTTTGCAACTTTCAATTCAAACTCCTCAAGAAGCTTTTCAAGATCTTCATCGCCCGGATTCAGCTTTTTTAAATCGAGAATGAACATTCTGAGCAATCTTGTTGTTTGCATCTTTTCAAGATTTTCAATAATCTTTTCAAAATTAAATCCTTTTAGTTTCCTTAGATCTTCAAAGTTCCTTCGCCTTTTTGAACTTTCAACGATGAATGCCCCAAGTTCCATCAGCGAGTAAACAACGAGTAGAATCAAGGCCAAGATCACTGGATAAAGCAAAGAAGTCGAGATCGCATACATCGTTGCATAGATTGCTGAGGTAACGCTAACCATATCTTGCAGCACCCCTTATCGCACCCAGAATCAGGGGAATGAGCAAAATCAATGAGTATGGGCTGAAGTTGTCTGTAATTGAATATTTAAGGCTCATACCTTGAATCACCGCGGGGATCAAAAGCATTGCAAAGAGATAATAAACGCCGCAAAGCAACATTATCTTTCCAAGCCTTTCTGGGTTTTCTTTCTTTCCAGAAGATAAAGCGATGATTCCCAATGCAATTATAGTCCCAACAATTGCTCCCATTGCAATTTTAGGGATTTCAAGAATTTGCGAAGCGAAGTAACAGGAAATGAAGATTGCAGCAAAGCAAACTGGGCATGGAATTGCAATTGCCAAGGAAGTTTTGCTTGTTAAATCTACTCCGCAGGAAGCTTTTTTAATTGTCGTGTAGCCAGCTAAAACGAGCAGAGATGCGACAATTAGGTGAAAACCGATTGTATAGCTAAGAAGAGCCGATAGAGATTCAATTATGTTTTCAAGGATAAATCCAACTATCGTGGAGATAGAAAAGTAAATGAGAGCGAAGAAATAGACTATTTTCTTGTTCATAGAGCTGTATCTGCATCCAATTCCTGCTTTAAAAGCCACGATTGCAGAGCTGGCCAATATTCCGGCGATGAGTGGATTGTATACGATGATTGCAACGAGAGCCATTGTAAAGATGAGAGCCGATTTAAATTTGTCAAATCTCATTTAGTTGAAATCAAGAGTTTTGAATTTAAGCTTTTTGATTTACTATCCACAAAACTTGGCATAACAGGCATTTGGGATTGTAGGGAGCTTCAACTTTTGCTCCTACAATAAGCCCTTTTAAGCTTTTTAAGTTCCTCTGATAGCTATTCATCGAATCGCTTTCTTCTTTGCCGATGATTTCGTCGAATTTTGCCGGAGAAGGACTGTGCTTTGAAACTGGCAATGGACTCAGAGGAGAGCAGTCTTTATCTCTGGGGTTATATTGGATTTTATCAGGATTTTAAACAGTTCTAAGTCGAGTTTTAGATTGCATGAGTGTGCTTCAATCCTTTGCAAGGCTCTTCAAAATCCTTAAAGCGATGTCTTCTCATTGTTTTGCTTTCTATTTCCACACCTTCTACATATCCCCTTTATCAGCCCAAAAATGTGATCCGAATCTTGACAGCATAAGCAGTTGTTTAACCACCAAACTCGGTTTAAGACTTCTGCAAAAAAC is a window encoding:
- a CDS encoding type II toxin-antitoxin system RelE/ParE family toxin — encoded protein: MSYENQILIARKALKELKDIPEKDRDLIKDRISKLAFFPLVRLDVKKLKGFEKTYRLRVGDYRVIFEFEKDEKVIKILKIGKRSEIYG
- a CDS encoding cobaltochelatase subunit CobN gives rise to the protein MLGRKLFLLIATLSMIFTASGYEVSVEVLINGTAVENASVAVYNETGLIAQNLTSSGSAIFELGGGSYTIKSFYELCFNESFIELNENSSVTINLSCETVLIKVFDKLGNPIENASVKAGEVEKFTDEEGIATLNTTDLGFKVSVSKEGYVAKSIYVDSEEIDVILLKDLITFYLGNNENYEALKEIENETALIEVFKLGDEVDFANKSLIFLANLNESLSNEIANATDATIVLFNSSAGYSDELIAKYWIYGGKENLLNLVNYLRAEFFDLQISYDPPKVPENRAKILFILDKDSKQIPLILNASKDLYIEKNLEIKLLGYSSVDDLKEEIENYDLSNFSVFFLYMLGYPVQDFLKDYLLPLKQQAKIIGHGFTDVHSITNVNLSETEYSNITLYWNYGGSENFKGLMIFIGVKLCNIAVEEFGLTEVPNPIEIPPYGIYHPKAIGKGYQGMGIFLSFEEYMGWYRDNGFKENAPVVGIHYYYVNDPSTYPVIDELIFKLEELGANVVFSSFTYRDSNSTKWLIENGKARVDALITLTSFRLWSHSGSEDVGLKYLQELNVTPIKAIMEYYYNVSEWESLHGLNPQSIAWQIALPELDGLTEFIIVGAKNKTTKDYDPIGEQIEWIAKRALKWAELHRKQNGEKKVVIIYYNHNGGKDNIGASYLDVPASLEVLLKAMKEKGYNLDTSFDKKLLTKLLMTQGINIGSWKKDELENLTKTAVLIPAEKYLQWFNELPEKKRQEVIKYWGEPPGEVMVFENESGKFIVIPLINLGNVILAPQPSRGWLENSTILYHDKSLPPHHQYIAFYFWIAKEFKADAIVHFGTHGTQEWLPGKESGLSAKDCWPALLIQDLPVVYPYIMDNVGEGTQAKRRGQAVIVDHLTPPLIESGLYGNLSLLHEKIHQYFEAQDEAVKAELRKTIEELYKELELEFLGNISELSKEEFENFLQTKLHEYLHELSSTVMPYGLHILGFVRKDEITLEFVKAMLGKEFKEKVGKVRQINEPEDEQILNDLLREVLFNGSSLEEAQKKLLGGVDESITQELEKALKYYYDLMNCTIEIPRILQALEGKYIPPRIGGDPIRKPEALPTGNNFYSFDPRTIPTKEAWKVAVKLVDDLLRKYYEEKGEFPESIAYVLWATETMRNYGVMQAAVLYTMGVKIEWDSAGRVKDVSLIPLSDLKLRLSDGREIQRPRIDVVVVSSGLHRDTFSSLMLLLDKAVKLCINANEDPSLNYVRKHYLEIKENLKSKGYSEEEAEKFAKIRIFSESPGNYGTGLAEAVKASNTWQSDAKLAELFLSRVGFGYGQDFWGISAKDVFAGALKNVDLAVHSRSTNIFAAIDNDDVFQYLGGIALAVRHLTGSDPETYIFDVRNVNDPKAITLKEFIASELLTRYFNPKWIEGVMENDYAGARLIAEIVENLWGWDVMMPSLISDKTWQNFYEIYVKDKYDLGLKEFFEKNNPYALQSIAARMLEAIRKDYWKAPEEVKVQLAKELDRLQKEYGFTCCHHTCGNIELLDFKAGILSSLIEQKETKEEKKEVVEQKPRYRSSGGGRVISTAQTVTPTTSQSGNQTAGVGFEQSIPMAEQKEQNEEIAGYKMEVAEKQLQSFEISATPLIAIIMVVLAVLIFYAGMKLRK
- a CDS encoding DUF2162 domain-containing protein, which produces MRFDKFKSALIFTMALVAIIVYNPLIAGILASSAIVAFKAGIGCRYSSMNKKIVYFFALIYFSISTIVGFILENIIESLSALLSYTIGFHLIVASLLVLAGYTTIKKASCGVDLTSKTSLAIAIPCPVCFAAIFISCYFASQILEIPKIAMGAIVGTIIALGIIALSSGKKENPERLGKIMLLCGVYYLFAMLLIPAVIQGMSLKYSITDNFSPYSLILLIPLILGAIRGAARYG
- a CDS encoding halocin C8-like domain-containing protein, with protein sequence MGVGIAVLCVLAGVTTVIGGIACAAIASAVCWVIGEYGCNPGANQLCIYAGYC
- a CDS encoding DUF2149 domain-containing protein; the protein is MKRRLIDEIEDDNPLDFVSNLFDVALIIALAFLVMLITAYNLTELLTPNEKITIVKNPGEENMQIIIKDGEVIKVMNLTAELHGGQGEKIGTAYRLKDGTIIYVPED
- a CDS encoding zinc dependent phospholipase C family protein, coding for MTIAKKIISLFLVLVAFKFAISSAMAWGTLTHIRMSSEAGNPYPGRKMEYLSGSIAPDGGYLISNEWGSKFHGYNVSEALRIGNTLFVLSQNSKERAFAKGWLAHLMQDRVAHGNGLGLPRDPAFGVGYSNFAAKNTE
- a CDS encoding MotA/TolQ/ExbB proton channel family protein, whose amino-acid sequence is MVSVTSAIYATMYAISTSLLYPVILALILLVVYSLMELGAFIVESSKRRRNFEDLRKLKGFNFEKIIENLEKMQTTRLLRMFILDLKKLNPGDEDLEKLLEEFELKVAKELEIPRILTRIGPMLGLMGTLIPLGPAMIALSQGNIHELATNLITAFATTVLGLIVGGIGYTVFMVRKRWYLEDLSDMEYIIKIWRCGNEKKAD